In Amia ocellicauda isolate fAmiCal2 chromosome 7, fAmiCal2.hap1, whole genome shotgun sequence, one genomic interval encodes:
- the gpr84 gene encoding G-protein coupled receptor 84, whose amino-acid sequence MPSNNTTKVDTFSCSHPSVEGYRYFGVLWGSVVATVGTVGNMMTLLAFLRDRRLRTPFNALIFNLAVADLLYCAALQPTSVDTYLHLRWRGGEIWCRAFGLLLFLSNSVSILTLCLIAAGRYLLVTRPATSQRLLSRRGLALLLPATWALALASFGPLWPIYVFTPQVCTCSFHRTRGRPYTTLLLLFYFVFSLGCVGLFYFLLHRRVREASRALHRYRLSRRSQAKPPGAKGGSGAEDSGQPTHSVEISSSENNSVVEKSERTLQPDCQEIQSTQYAPAPAPAPSIATAPTPAPAPAPVHSLATVTPPAPVPSPAPALPPATSSPEQDAEVGRVTRMCFAVFLCFVLAFAPFLLLNMVDSKGHAPQPLHMFCANLTWLNSCINPVLYAALNRHFRQAYCALLSPLTRCCRRGRN is encoded by the exons ATGCCATCAAACAACACCACCAAGGTTGACACCTTCTCTTGCAGCCACCCCAGCGTGGAGGGGTACCGCTACTTTGGGGTGCTGTGGGGGTCGGTGGTGGCGACGGTTGGCACAGTGGGCAACATGATGACCCTGCTCGCCTTCCTGCGGGATCGCCGCCTGCGCACGCCCTTCAATGCACTCATCTTCAACCTGGCGGTGGCCGACCTGTTGTACTGCGCCGCGCTACAGCCCACCTCTGTGGACACCTACCTGCACCTGCGCTGGCGCGGGGGGGAGATTTGGTGCCGCGCCTTCGGGCTGCTGCTCTTCCTCTCCAACAGTGTCTCCATCCTCACGCTCTGCCTCATCGCCGCTGGGCGCTACCTCCTGGTGACACGGCCGGCCACCTCCCAGCGACTGCTTTCACGCCGAGGCCTGGCCCTGCTGCTGCCTGCCACCTGGGCCCTGGCACTGGCCAGCTTTGGCCCACTTTGGCCCATCTATGTCTTCACCCCCcaa GTATGTACATGCAGCTTCCATCGCACCAGGGGGCGCCCTTACACcaccctgctgctgctgttctaCTTTGTGTTCAGCCTGGGCTGTGTGGGGCTCTTCTACTTTCTGCTGCACCGCCGGGTCAGAGAGGCCTCCCGTGCGCTGCACCGGTACCGCCTGAGCCGCCGTTCGCAGGCCAAGCCTCCTGGGGCCAAAGGGGGGAGTGGGGCTGAGGACAGCGGGCAGCCCACTCACAGCGTGGAGATCAGCAGTTCCGAAAACAACAGTGTTGTGGAGAAATCAGAGAGAACCCTCCAACCAGACTGCCAAGAAATCCAAAGCACCCAATATGCCCCTGCTCCAGCCCCTGCCCCCTCAATTGCCACTGCCCCtacccctgcccctgcccctgcccctgtcCACTCTCTTGCCACTGTCACCCCTCCTGCCCCTGTCCCCTCTCCTGCCCCTGCTCTGCCCCCTGCTACATCCTCCCCTGAGCAGGATGCGGAGGTGGGCCGTGTGACCCGTATGTGCTTCGCAGTGTTCCTATGTTTCGTGCTGGCCTTTGCCCCCTTCCTGTTGCTCAACATGGTGGACAGCAAGGGCCACGCCCCGCAGCCTCTGCACATGTTCTGTGCCAACCTGACATGGCTGAACAGCTGCATCAATCCCGTGCTGTACGCTGCGCTGAACCGCCACTTCAGACAAGCCTACTGCGCCCTGCTCTCCCCCCTGACACGCTGTTGCAGGCGGGGGAGAAACTGA